One segment of Struthio camelus isolate bStrCam1 chromosome 25, bStrCam1.hap1, whole genome shotgun sequence DNA contains the following:
- the LOC138062206 gene encoding uncharacterized protein codes for MRPRVLRELADVAARPLSMILERSWRAGEVPEAWEKASVTPVFPKGKKEEPGNYRPLSLPSIPGKVMEQLIVEVLTKHVEDKKVIRSSQQRFTKGKSCLTSRIAFSDGLTGGVDEGRAVDVVCLDFSKALDTVSHHILLGSHTKIRRSFSGHSCITEIPEITEWPRMEGTSRDHLVQSPCSSRVIWSILPRIASRRVLNISSQGDSTTSLGNLFPCSVTLTGKKFFLVFSWNCVCFSLCPLPLVLSLGTTEKSLAPSSRHPPFRQFYTLRRLPLSLTESQNRLGWKGPLEII; via the exons atgcgcccacgagtgctgagggagctggcggatgttgctgctaggccactctccatgatcttggaaaggtcctggagagcaggagaggtgcctgaggcctgggagaaagccagtgtcaccccagtcttcccaaagggcaagaaggaggagccaggaaactacaggcctctcagcctcccctccatcccgggaaaggtgatggaacagctcattgtggaggtcctcactaagcatgtggaggacaagaaggtgatcaggagtagtcagcagagattcaccaaagggaaatcatgcttgaccagtcgcattgccttctctgatggcctgactggcggggtagatgaaggcagagcagtggatgttgtctgcctggacttcagcaaggctttggacactgtctcccatcacatcctcctag gcagccataCAAAGATCCGTCGATCCTTCTCCGGGCACTCATGCATCACAGAAATcccagaaatcacagaatggccaaggatggaagggacctctcgagatcatctagtccaatccccctgctcaagcagagttatctggagcatattgccgaggatcgcgtccaggcgggttttgaatatctccagccaaggagactccactacctctctgggcaacctgttcccgtgctctgtcaccctcacaggaaagaagtttttcctcgtgttcagctggaactgcgtgtgtttcagtttgtgcccgttgcctcttgtcctgtcgctgggcaccacggagaagagtctggccccatcctctcgacaccctcccttcagacagttCTACACACTGAGGAGATTGCCTCTGagtcttacagaatcacagaatcgtttaggttggaagggacctctggagatcatctag